In a single window of the Nodularia spumigena CCY9414 genome:
- a CDS encoding GAF domain-containing protein: MTVAYDNNQENEQNMNDLQELENHNGGTHIANIMSDSISELNAVSQEFKNWRRQLQEITTRMRQASDMDTLFQVTVAQLRAKIACDRALIYRFTSLESGTVLSESRTRGWTPTLSENLPGILFGLYTSEDYLEPVAINDINQVQLTPYQKQLLEKFQVQSLLSVPIVVGGKVWGLLAINNCALARQWQESETTLLSQISTELIYRLQSFEFQKEIQQQTLAKKSVAKVIDKILRVSNLEQIFNTTTQEIRQLLRCDRVGVYRFQPDWSGQFIAESVGEGWIKMVTPDFKMVWEDSHLQETKGGRYAKGESFAVNDIYEMDHAQCHIDILEQFQMKAYMIVPIFAGEQLWGLLAAYQNSGPREWQSWQVSFLTQIGLQFGVAISQGEYLEQVQFKSDQLVQIAAQEKALTKIVNRIRQSLDVDEIFKTATQEVRQLLRCDRVAVYRFSPDWGGEFVAESVGHNWVKLVGIDIKTVWDDSHLQETQGGRYAKGESFVAKDIYKVDHSPCHIEILEQFEIKAYVIVPIFSGEQLWGLFAAYQNSGPRDWEETEATLLARMGDQLGLALQQTEYLQQLQTQSAQLAEAAAREKAAKELLQQRSIQLLTAVRPALDGDLTVRAPVTEDELGTIADAYNNTLQALRQIVIQVQTTSQKVAQTSSNSDASLAGLTNLAKQQSEEITTALDDIQHMVDSTKAVVTNADLVQVALQKANQTVESGDAAMNQTVKAIQGIRETVAQTSKKIKRLSESSQKISKVVNLISNFATQTNVLALNAAIEATRAGEYGKGFAVVADEVRSLSRQSAAATIEIEKLVQEIQAETGEVSVAMETGIQQVVEGTNFVGETRQNLNAIVSATAEISLLIQRITAATQEQMGQSVTVTASMQDVAEIANKTFTESQEIATVLQDLSGMAQGLLATASKFKVN; encoded by the coding sequence ATGACAGTTGCATATGATAACAACCAGGAAAATGAGCAGAACATGAATGATTTACAAGAGTTAGAAAATCATAATGGTGGTACTCATATAGCCAATATTATGAGCGATTCTATATCTGAATTAAATGCAGTTTCTCAGGAATTTAAAAATTGGCGGCGACAGTTGCAAGAAATTACAACTCGGATGCGTCAAGCCTCAGATATGGATACGCTATTTCAAGTGACTGTGGCACAACTGAGGGCGAAAATTGCTTGCGATCGCGCGTTGATTTATCGCTTTACTTCTCTGGAGTCTGGTACGGTTTTATCAGAATCTAGAACCAGAGGTTGGACACCGACTCTGAGTGAAAATCTTCCAGGGATTCTTTTTGGTTTATATACCAGTGAAGACTATTTAGAACCTGTCGCAATTAATGATATTAATCAGGTACAGCTGACACCTTATCAAAAGCAACTTTTAGAAAAATTTCAAGTCCAATCTCTTTTGAGTGTCCCCATTGTAGTAGGGGGTAAAGTTTGGGGCTTATTAGCAATCAATAATTGTGCTTTAGCCCGCCAATGGCAAGAGTCCGAAACTACCCTATTATCTCAAATTAGCACAGAACTTATCTACAGGTTGCAAAGCTTTGAATTCCAAAAAGAAATACAACAGCAAACATTAGCAAAGAAATCTGTCGCCAAAGTCATCGATAAGATTTTGCGAGTATCAAACCTGGAGCAAATTTTTAACACAACTACTCAAGAAATTCGCCAATTATTACGATGCGATCGCGTCGGTGTTTACCGCTTCCAACCTGATTGGAGTGGACAGTTTATCGCTGAGTCAGTGGGTGAAGGTTGGATAAAAATGGTGACACCAGATTTCAAAATGGTCTGGGAAGATTCACACTTACAAGAAACCAAAGGCGGACGTTATGCTAAGGGTGAAAGCTTTGCCGTCAATGATATCTATGAAATGGATCATGCTCAATGCCACATTGATATTTTAGAACAATTTCAAATGAAAGCCTATATGATTGTTCCGATTTTTGCTGGGGAACAATTGTGGGGTTTATTGGCAGCTTATCAAAATTCTGGCCCTCGTGAATGGCAATCCTGGCAAGTCAGCTTTTTGACTCAGATTGGTTTGCAATTTGGTGTAGCTATTTCCCAAGGTGAATATCTAGAACAAGTACAGTTCAAATCTGACCAATTAGTTCAAATTGCTGCTCAAGAAAAGGCTCTGACAAAGATAGTTAACCGCATTCGCCAATCCTTAGATGTAGACGAGATTTTCAAAACAGCTACTCAAGAAGTCCGCCAATTACTAAGATGCGATCGCGTCGCAGTTTATCGCTTCAGTCCTGATTGGGGTGGTGAATTTGTAGCTGAGTCAGTAGGTCATAATTGGGTAAAACTGGTAGGTATTGATATCAAAACCGTTTGGGATGATAGCCACTTACAAGAAACTCAAGGAGGTCGATATGCCAAAGGTGAAAGCTTTGTTGCTAAGGATATCTATAAAGTAGATCATTCTCCTTGCCACATTGAAATTTTAGAGCAATTTGAAATCAAAGCTTATGTCATAGTTCCTATATTCTCTGGAGAACAATTGTGGGGCTTGTTCGCAGCTTATCAAAATTCGGGACCTCGTGATTGGGAAGAAACCGAAGCCACCTTGTTAGCACGCATGGGCGACCAACTAGGGTTAGCATTACAACAAACTGAATATTTGCAACAACTACAGACACAATCAGCACAACTAGCAGAAGCCGCAGCACGAGAAAAAGCCGCCAAAGAATTACTGCAACAACGATCTATTCAACTGCTCACAGCCGTCAGACCAGCCTTGGATGGAGATTTAACAGTCCGCGCCCCAGTGACCGAAGATGAACTAGGTACAATTGCAGATGCCTATAACAATACATTGCAAGCACTGCGGCAAATTGTTATCCAAGTACAAACCACTTCCCAAAAAGTAGCCCAAACTTCCAGTAATAGTGATGCTTCACTGGCGGGACTGACAAATCTCGCCAAACAACAATCTGAAGAAATTACCACAGCCCTAGACGATATTCAACACATGGTAGACTCTACCAAAGCTGTGGTAACTAATGCCGATTTGGTGCAGGTGGCGCTGCAAAAAGCTAACCAAACCGTAGAGTCAGGCGATGCAGCAATGAACCAAACTGTCAAGGCCATCCAAGGAATTCGTGAAACCGTCGCCCAAACCAGTAAAAAAATTAAACGCCTCAGCGAATCTTCGCAAAAAATCTCCAAAGTGGTGAATTTAATCAGCAATTTCGCCACCCAGACAAACGTACTGGCTTTGAATGCAGCCATTGAAGCCACTCGTGCTGGTGAATATGGTAAAGGATTTGCAGTTGTAGCCGATGAAGTTCGTTCCTTATCTCGCCAATCAGCCGCAGCAACAATTGAAATTGAAAAATTAGTTCAGGAGATTCAAGCAGAAACTGGCGAAGTATCAGTAGCAATGGAAACAGGGATTCAGCAGGTGGTGGAAGGGACAAACTTTGTCGGTGAAACCCGGCAAAACTTGAACGCCATTGTTTCTGCAACTGCCGAAATCAGCCTGCTAATCCAGCGAATTACCGCAGCTACCCAAGAACAAATGGGTCAATCTGTAACGGTAACAGCATCAATGCAAGATGTGGCAGAAATTGCTAACAAGACTTTTACCGAATCTCAAGAAATTGCTACTGTCCTGCAAGATTTATCAGGAATGGCACAAGGGTTATTAGCAACTGCTAGTAAGTTTAAAGTCAATTAA
- a CDS encoding hybrid sensor histidine kinase/response regulator, which yields MITDAEIREQGYMYFLAEAPDLLQIIEQELFSLSEDFSIAKVHKLMRASHTLKGGAANVGLEVIKMIAHSLEDVFKALYNPDVVIDAELQTLLFQAYECLSLALTTELTDITVNNEELLQRAALVFAQLQEKLGDAYGDETHIPTSEELGFDIVKSIFESGVNQRLESIAEAIHNPPDDEEFHAFLGSQAEVFLGLAESLNLPGLQEISQTIMAALQANPSQVYQIAELALADLQQAQKEVLAGDRTCGGAPSPEWEKLTTVVDVDEELSETTGSFISNAEEFYNFLTASGNTKNEPIKPTTAKLYLKVIYYICGWFNHQKKIPKDELELSLLIPKSDADNQINYITNWLNDFLDFVQDEEDSLSLVLYRHGVILIILLAVAKFEYISDKSDSYTLLVHTLQNQIRALAEEYKNYPPVNTQEKNWLDSPKLRELLVFQEISTPELPINDSLVESIWGGEADANITDDEVNKSLAVSEEVLADILETDIEAITDVAIQNNEQIQDNSQSPESKNYRKPTFIRVDVDRLQRLNYLAGELLIHQKRRTLYDEKIKEILEQLLQRFSKHQGTLSDLKDLPLQMPNVTSPSTQKFASVKFDSLEMDIYTEFHLSLHEAMEETMQLQEATESLELLLGQATQISDKKQSLAFSIIDNLVEARLSPLGNVFNRLPQMVKKLGSVYHKLVELKLTGTEVLVDKAIAEKLYEPLLHLVRNAFDHGIESPQLREERGKPEEGLIEICAYHQGSQTVIEVRDDGQGLNFESIRQKAIKLNFIADDDHRGYFSHSDQSELLDLMFFPGLSTADQVNEVSGRGMGLDIVRSQLQALNGSISVQSLPNQGTSFILKIPFSMTTDTLMLVQAGGVVYALLLDSIEKILIPSTQHIRDFEGKRVLHWNADDNETVVNLYKLSELIDYQGSLFNGASLIDNTSITHEVGVMKNPVLLLRRNQGVFGLEVDQIIGEQELVIRPLGNAIAPPKYVYGCSSLANGNLILVIDGTLLLESKSSPTKLDIPALPTADNSQPKALAMSGYTAPNMPLLSASAPTNTLQAQPRQSLESNHKAAKVVLVVDDAISLRQTLSLTLQKHGYQVIQAQHGVEALEQLQRHPEIQVIISDLEMPRMNGFELLSNLRQNPNFVNIPIVVLTSRSADKHRQLAKELGANAYFVKPYLEHEFLSMIHDLIAQEEQDSSSLVIV from the coding sequence ATGATTACAGACGCTGAAATTCGCGAACAAGGCTATATGTATTTTCTGGCAGAAGCACCAGATTTATTGCAAATTATTGAGCAAGAACTGTTTAGCTTATCAGAAGATTTTAGTATTGCTAAAGTTCATAAGTTAATGCGGGCTAGCCATACACTTAAAGGCGGAGCTGCTAACGTTGGGCTAGAAGTCATTAAGATGATCGCCCATTCTTTAGAAGATGTGTTTAAAGCTCTTTATAATCCAGATGTGGTCATTGATGCTGAACTGCAAACACTCTTATTCCAAGCTTACGAATGTCTGAGCCTAGCCCTAACTACAGAACTGACAGATATTACTGTTAATAATGAAGAACTTCTGCAAAGAGCGGCTTTGGTTTTTGCTCAATTGCAAGAAAAACTCGGTGATGCTTATGGTGATGAAACTCATATCCCCACTTCGGAAGAATTGGGTTTTGATATTGTTAAATCAATTTTTGAATCCGGGGTAAATCAGCGTTTAGAAAGTATTGCGGAAGCTATTCATAATCCCCCTGATGATGAAGAATTTCACGCCTTTTTAGGTTCTCAGGCTGAGGTGTTTCTGGGGTTAGCAGAATCCTTAAATTTACCGGGTTTGCAAGAAATTTCCCAAACAATTATGGCAGCACTGCAAGCAAACCCCAGCCAAGTATATCAGATTGCTGAACTAGCTCTTGCAGATTTACAGCAGGCTCAAAAAGAAGTTCTAGCAGGCGATCGCACTTGTGGCGGCGCACCTTCGCCAGAGTGGGAAAAACTCACAACTGTGGTAGATGTAGATGAGGAATTGTCTGAAACTACTGGTAGTTTTATCAGCAATGCCGAAGAATTTTATAATTTTTTAACCGCATCTGGTAATACTAAAAATGAGCCGATTAAACCAACAACTGCCAAGTTATATTTAAAAGTAATCTACTATATTTGTGGCTGGTTTAATCACCAAAAGAAAATACCTAAAGATGAACTTGAGTTATCTTTGCTTATTCCCAAATCAGATGCAGATAACCAAATAAATTATATTACTAATTGGTTGAATGATTTTTTAGATTTTGTCCAAGATGAAGAAGATAGTCTTAGTCTTGTCCTTTATCGCCACGGTGTAATTTTAATAATTCTGCTAGCAGTTGCTAAATTTGAATATATATCTGATAAATCTGACAGCTATACCCTTTTGGTTCACACATTACAAAACCAAATTCGTGCATTAGCAGAAGAATATAAAAATTATCCCCCTGTTAATACTCAAGAAAAAAATTGGCTAGACAGTCCTAAATTACGAGAATTGCTAGTTTTCCAAGAAATATCAACTCCGGAATTACCGATAAACGATAGCTTGGTAGAGTCAATTTGGGGAGGAGAAGCTGATGCAAACATTACTGATGACGAAGTTAATAAATCATTAGCTGTCAGTGAGGAGGTGCTTGCAGATATTCTAGAAACTGACATTGAAGCTATTACTGATGTAGCTATCCAAAACAACGAACAAATACAAGATAATTCCCAGTCGCCAGAAAGTAAAAATTATCGCAAACCTACATTCATTCGTGTAGATGTAGACAGATTGCAACGTCTTAATTATCTAGCAGGGGAATTACTGATTCATCAAAAACGCCGGACATTATATGATGAAAAAATCAAAGAAATATTAGAGCAATTATTACAGCGATTTAGCAAACACCAAGGAACTTTAAGTGATTTAAAAGATTTGCCTTTACAGATGCCAAATGTCACATCACCATCTACACAAAAATTTGCATCTGTGAAATTTGATTCCCTGGAAATGGATATCTATACAGAATTTCATCTGTCGTTACATGAAGCGATGGAAGAAACTATGCAACTACAAGAAGCTACAGAATCCCTGGAATTACTCCTCGGACAAGCGACTCAAATTAGTGATAAAAAACAAAGTTTGGCTTTTAGTATTATAGATAATTTAGTAGAAGCGCGGTTGTCACCTCTAGGGAATGTCTTCAATCGCTTACCTCAGATGGTGAAAAAACTGGGGAGTGTCTATCACAAACTTGTAGAATTGAAACTCACCGGGACAGAAGTGCTGGTTGATAAAGCCATTGCGGAAAAGCTTTATGAACCCTTACTACACTTAGTCCGTAATGCTTTTGACCACGGTATTGAATCTCCACAACTTCGAGAAGAACGTGGTAAACCAGAAGAAGGATTAATTGAAATTTGCGCCTATCATCAGGGGAGTCAAACTGTGATTGAAGTCCGGGATGATGGACAAGGATTAAATTTTGAGAGTATTCGCCAGAAAGCTATTAAACTTAATTTTATAGCTGATGATGACCATAGAGGTTATTTTTCTCATTCTGATCAATCCGAATTGTTGGATTTGATGTTTTTTCCGGGTTTGTCCACTGCGGATCAGGTGAATGAAGTTTCTGGCCGGGGTATGGGGTTAGATATTGTGCGTTCTCAGTTACAAGCACTCAATGGCTCTATTTCAGTGCAATCTTTGCCTAACCAAGGGACAAGTTTTATCCTCAAAATACCTTTTTCTATGACTACTGATACATTAATGTTAGTCCAGGCTGGAGGGGTTGTTTATGCCCTACTTTTGGACAGTATTGAAAAAATCTTGATTCCTTCGACTCAGCATATCAGGGATTTTGAAGGCAAGAGAGTTTTACATTGGAATGCAGATGACAATGAAACTGTAGTCAACCTGTATAAATTGTCTGAGTTGATTGACTATCAAGGTTCATTATTCAATGGTGCTAGTTTAATAGACAATACATCAATTACCCATGAAGTCGGAGTCATGAAAAATCCGGTGCTGCTACTACGGCGAAATCAGGGCGTTTTTGGTTTAGAAGTTGATCAAATAATTGGTGAACAAGAATTAGTGATTAGACCTTTAGGAAATGCGATCGCTCCCCCAAAATATGTTTATGGTTGTAGTAGTTTAGCCAACGGTAATCTGATTTTAGTAATTGACGGTACACTCCTGCTGGAGTCGAAATCAAGCCCAACCAAGCTCGATATTCCCGCACTACCAACAGCTGATAATTCCCAGCCAAAAGCTTTGGCGATGTCAGGGTATACTGCCCCAAATATGCCTTTATTGTCGGCCTCTGCGCCTACAAATACTCTCCAAGCACAACCACGTCAATCTCTAGAGTCAAATCACAAAGCTGCAAAAGTGGTTTTAGTCGTGGATGATGCTATTAGTCTCAGACAAACTCTCTCTCTGACGTTGCAAAAACATGGGTATCAAGTCATACAAGCACAACATGGTGTAGAAGCTCTTGAACAGTTGCAACGCCATCCGGAAATTCAGGTGATTATCTCCGATTTAGAAATGCCGAGGATGAATGGTTTTGAATTGTTAAGTAATCTCCGTCAAAACCCCAATTTTGTCAACATACCCATAGTAGTTCTCACTTCCCGCAGTGCGGACAAACATCGTCAGCTTGCCAAAGAACTCGGTGCAAATGCTTACTTTGTTAAGCCTTATTTAGAACATGAATTTCTCTCGATGATCCATGATTTGATTGCTCAAGAAGAGCAAGATTCCAGCTCTTTGGTAATTGTCTAA
- a CDS encoding ABC transporter permease, which produces MKFSGDLANIKKLNSQPTNWLQPLVLLAPSGLWLLLLLVLPTLLILQLSLVPNIRPGEIVNPSGLDNYLRILDPLYLEVIKRSLELATKTTITCLIFAFPVAYWIAQMSPPRWRNLLLLGFVLPLWTSSVLRSYAWMTILRPTGLLNTVLSSLGLPTLELLYREPGVLIGMSYSLLPYMVLILYASLEKLDKRLLEAAADLGANSRQTLVKITIPQVLPGIIAGTMLVFITALGDFIEPELLGGASSMTAARLVYNQFLGATQNWGFGSALSMTLILGVSIAIALLIKFGEVNHNS; this is translated from the coding sequence ATCAAATTCTCCGGTGATCTTGCCAATATAAAAAAACTCAATAGCCAGCCAACTAATTGGCTGCAACCTTTAGTATTACTAGCACCCTCTGGACTCTGGTTATTATTGTTGTTAGTGCTACCCACACTGCTAATTTTGCAATTGAGCCTAGTTCCCAATATTAGACCAGGGGAGATAGTCAATCCCAGTGGACTCGATAACTATCTGCGGATACTAGATCCCTTATACCTAGAAGTTATCAAGCGATCGCTAGAATTGGCAACCAAAACAACAATCACTTGCTTAATTTTCGCCTTTCCCGTCGCCTATTGGATTGCTCAAATGTCACCGCCGCGCTGGCGAAACTTGCTGTTATTAGGCTTTGTCCTCCCCTTATGGACATCCTCAGTACTGCGTTCTTATGCCTGGATGACAATTTTACGTCCTACTGGCTTACTAAATACTGTCCTCAGCAGTTTAGGCTTACCCACCTTAGAATTACTGTACCGAGAACCAGGCGTATTAATTGGTATGAGCTATAGTTTATTACCCTATATGGTATTAATCCTCTATGCTTCCCTAGAAAAACTAGACAAGCGATTATTAGAAGCCGCCGCCGACTTAGGCGCAAATTCCCGACAAACCTTGGTCAAAATCACCATACCGCAAGTTTTGCCAGGAATAATTGCTGGGACAATGTTAGTTTTCATCACCGCATTAGGAGATTTTATTGAACCAGAATTATTGGGTGGGGCTTCTAGTATGACCGCAGCGCGCCTAGTATATAATCAGTTTCTCGGAGCCACCCAAAATTGGGGCTTTGGTTCAGCTTTGAGTATGACATTAATTTTAGGTGTGAGTATAGCGATCGCCCTGTTAATTAAGTTTGGTGAAGTTAATCACAATAGCTAA
- a CDS encoding ABC transporter ATP-binding protein: MAQTVTQNHNKITMSEELDVELRHVFKFFNNEPAVHGVDLDVKQGEFFSILGPSGCGKTTILRLIAGFEMTDAGKVLIQGQPMSHVPAYRRPVNTVFQSYALFNHMNVWDNIAFGLRLQKKIPKSEIEIRVKEALGLVKMESWRSRFPNQLSGGQQQRVALARALVNRPTVLLLDEPLGALDLKLRKDMQVELASLHKNLGLTFIMVTHDQQEAMSLSDRIAVMNQGKIEQVGTPKQIYEHPQTSFVADFIGDTNLFSGEITHIESSSVQIVTKNGLKIVVTRYADTPSELSQAVVVSVRPEKIQLSLYQPHLLTNCFEGRLGNVMYLGTHVNYVVELTNGVSINVLQPNTLGNLPDRNTPIYAWWAESDCVAINQ; this comes from the coding sequence ATGGCTCAAACAGTTACGCAAAATCATAATAAAATCACAATGTCTGAAGAACTGGATGTTGAACTGCGTCACGTGTTCAAGTTTTTTAACAATGAACCAGCAGTACATGGAGTTGACTTGGATGTCAAACAGGGGGAATTCTTTAGTATTTTAGGCCCTTCTGGTTGTGGCAAGACAACCATACTACGCTTAATAGCTGGGTTTGAAATGACTGATGCGGGTAAGGTATTGATTCAGGGTCAGCCCATGTCTCATGTCCCGGCTTATCGCCGACCGGTAAATACTGTCTTTCAAAGCTATGCGCTGTTTAACCATATGAATGTGTGGGATAACATTGCTTTTGGATTGCGCCTCCAGAAAAAAATTCCCAAATCAGAAATTGAAATCAGAGTTAAAGAAGCTTTAGGGCTGGTAAAAATGGAAAGCTGGCGATCGCGCTTTCCCAATCAACTCTCTGGTGGTCAACAGCAACGGGTAGCTTTAGCCAGGGCTTTAGTCAATCGCCCCACTGTCTTATTGCTCGATGAACCTTTGGGGGCTTTAGATTTAAAACTGCGTAAAGATATGCAGGTTGAGTTAGCGAGTTTACACAAAAATTTAGGATTAACCTTCATTATGGTGACACACGATCAGCAAGAGGCCATGTCCTTGAGCGATCGCATCGCCGTGATGAACCAAGGCAAAATTGAGCAAGTCGGTACTCCTAAGCAAATTTACGAGCATCCCCAAACATCCTTTGTCGCTGATTTTATTGGTGATACAAATTTATTTAGTGGTGAAATCACCCATATAGAATCTTCATCAGTACAAATTGTCACAAAAAATGGCTTAAAAATAGTTGTCACCCGTTATGCAGACACGCCATCGGAATTATCTCAAGCAGTAGTGGTGAGTGTGCGTCCGGAAAAAATTCAACTCTCACTGTATCAGCCTCATCTCCTAACCAACTGCTTTGAAGGGCGGTTGGGGAATGTCATGTATTTAGGAACTCATGTAAATTATGTAGTGGAATTAACTAACGGTGTGAGTATCAATGTTTTGCAACCCAATACCTTGGGGAATTTACCAGATCGTAACACACCTATTTATGCTTGGTGGGCAGAAAGTGACTGTGTAGCAATTAATCAGTAG
- a CDS encoding polyamine ABC transporter substrate-binding protein: MNNRRQFLQAIAALSSLSLASCGWTLGNVKSSTTSTRSDQLYLFTWTQYSDQKLLETFTTQTGIKVLVDIYDSNEVMLAKLLAGGGGAYSIIYPSDYMVQKMAEQDLLTEIDHERLNGLNNLLPQFQNPSYDPNNRHSIPFNWGTTGFIYNSAKLKNPPQDWDYLWQNQELLNRRITLLNDVREVMGGVLRMLGYSYNSQDENQIQQAYEKLVELKPAIASFNTDAWQNQLLAGDLTLAMCYSADAIRITQENPQFKYVIPRSGSSLWTDTIVIPKSAPNLDGAYAWINYMLQPDIAASISQRLSLATPNMAGFEQLPQNIQNNANWFPPQELLEKCERIAPLGDFEDVYERYWTKLSIS; encoded by the coding sequence ATGAACAACCGACGGCAATTTTTACAAGCGATCGCAGCACTTTCTAGTTTATCCTTGGCTAGTTGTGGTTGGACTTTGGGTAATGTAAAATCAAGTACAACCTCTACCCGTAGTGATCAACTGTATCTTTTCACTTGGACACAGTATTCCGATCAAAAATTACTCGAAACATTTACCACCCAAACCGGCATCAAAGTGTTGGTAGATATTTATGATTCCAACGAAGTCATGCTGGCTAAACTGTTAGCTGGTGGTGGTGGTGCTTATAGTATCATCTATCCATCTGACTATATGGTGCAGAAAATGGCGGAACAAGATTTATTAACCGAAATTGATCATGAGCGCTTAAACGGGTTAAATAATTTATTGCCGCAATTTCAAAATCCCAGTTATGACCCGAATAACCGTCATAGTATCCCCTTTAATTGGGGAACAACGGGATTTATTTACAATTCCGCCAAACTCAAAAATCCACCCCAAGATTGGGACTATCTGTGGCAAAATCAAGAACTCCTGAATAGGCGGATCACCTTGTTAAATGATGTCCGGGAAGTCATGGGTGGAGTGTTGCGAATGTTGGGTTACTCTTACAACTCTCAAGACGAAAACCAAATCCAACAAGCCTATGAAAAATTAGTAGAATTAAAACCTGCGATCGCCTCTTTCAATACTGACGCTTGGCAAAACCAACTCTTAGCCGGAGATTTAACCTTAGCCATGTGTTACTCAGCAGATGCTATCCGCATTACCCAGGAAAATCCCCAATTTAAATATGTCATTCCTCGCAGTGGTTCTTCACTATGGACTGATACAATCGTTATCCCTAAAAGCGCACCTAATTTAGATGGTGCTTACGCCTGGATTAACTATATGTTACAACCAGACATAGCCGCCAGCATCAGTCAACGTCTCAGCCTGGCTACTCCCAATATGGCCGGGTTTGAACAATTACCCCAAAATATCCAAAATAATGCTAACTGGTTTCCCCCACAGGAGCTACTAGAAAAGTGCGAACGGATTGCGCCCTTGGGAGATTTTGAAGATGTTTATGAGCGTTACTGGACTAAATTAAGTATTAGTTAA